AAAATTCGAATCCATTGAGGACCTTCCGGTAGCGTTCGACAGCGCCCAACTCGCCGAACAGGGCTTTACGGATGCCTTCGCAATAATTGATCGGCCGCTCGAAGGTCGCCTCAGCCGCCGCAGGGGCTTCCTGACCGGTCACCTGCCAGTAAATCTCCCGCAGCATCCGCCCATGTTTCCGTTCGTCATCGCGGATCGACGCCACGATGTCCTTTTGATCCCGTGGGGCGGCGTTGAGCATGTAATCATAGAAAAGGTCATCTTC
The nucleotide sequence above comes from Heliomicrobium gestii. Encoded proteins:
- a CDS encoding ferritin-like domain-containing protein — its product is MPSTSPPAPYPGYPFVTYRYYPTHMYTAVYALPEALRLIVESVKAEREDDLFYDYMLNAAPRDQKDIVASIRDDERKHGRMLREIYWQVTGQEAPAAAEATFERPINYCEGIRKALFGELGAVERYRKVLNGFEFLPYRNMITEIYTDELRHASKWNYLFTVNCR